Proteins encoded together in one Amblyomma americanum isolate KBUSLIRL-KWMA chromosome 1, ASM5285725v1, whole genome shotgun sequence window:
- the LOC144122197 gene encoding uncharacterized protein LOC144122197 has translation MELEGLKQGLAFLESESIKVAVLVTDRHTQIKCFLRNNKAAIAHEFDVWHMAKGITKKLHTAAKQNNCKELAPWIKSVCNHLYWAAASSEGKAELIVPKWLSLLNHIRDIHTHDQASFPTCLHGDIEPKQWLREESKAFQKLQDIANSKALLQDMPRLSTRHQTYGLEAFHSLLVHFAPKTYNYSYLGMRAR, from the exons atggagttagaaggcctgaaacaaggccttgcttttctggagagtgagagcatcaaggtagcagtgctggtgaccgaccgtcatacacagatcaagtgctttctccgcaacaacaaagctgcaatcgcccatgagttcgacgtgtggcacatggcaaaag GTATCACcaagaaactgcacacagctgcaaaacaaaataactgcAAGGAACTTGCACCCTGGATTAAGTCTGTGTGCAACCATCTGTATTGGGCGGCAGCATCTAGCGAAGGCAAAGCAGAACTCATTGTGCCCAAATGGCTGTCACTTCTTAACCACATAAGGGACATCCACACACACGACCAGGCATCGTTCCCCACGTGCTTGCACGGTGACATCGAACCCAAGCAGTGGCTCAGAGAAG aatcaaaggctttccagaagcttcaagacattGCAAATTCTAAGGCCCTTCTGCAAGACATGCCGCGGCTATCTACTAGACATCAAACCTATGGATTAGAGGCTTTTCATAGCCTTCTAGTGCATTTTGCACCAAAGACCTACAATTATTCGTATTTGGGAATGAGGGccaggtaa